CGTAGCGACTTCTTTTGACTTTTTAGAATGCTTTTTAGCTTGCGGAGCAAGGTTTCCTTTTGTCACTTGATCTTGTCTATCACTTTTCCTAAAAATACTAAACTCAATATATTTATAGATATTTTTATTGCGTTTCAAGAATACTCAAAGACGACACTTTGTCTTTAAGTCAATATTGTACTAGCAACACTTTTGCGGTTAAATATTTTATTTGTAATAATTTAATGATATGGAACACAAAACACAAACGTTTCTTTTTTTACTTTATATAATAATTGAATAATACTTCTAAGTACTTAATGAATTATTAATGCTTTAACACCAAGGATAAAGAGAGTTAATGGGGAGTGTAAAGTACACCTATGGGGAGTGTAAAGTACACCTATGGGGAGTGTAAAGTACACCTATGGGGAGTGTAAAGTACACCTATGGGGAGTTATTATAGAAAAGAATTGCTATTTAACCTCTATATTGTTAAACTAACCTTAATATAAAAGGAGGTATTTTATGCGTAAATTAGATTTGTGGGCCAGTGATAGAAATTTTAATACTGAAGACCTTGATGATTCAAAATTTTATTATGTAGTAGAGCATAATGATTTAATTACTAAAGCAAGACATGATTTAACAGCTCGACAACTTAAAATTATGGATTTTGTTATTTCTAAGATAAAACCTTCTGATACTAGCTTTAATATCGTACGTACGTCTATGTATGAAATTACTAATATATTAGGTCTTACTCGAAGCGGTAAAAATTATTCTGATATAGTTAATAATATTAATGAAATGCGAAAAAAAGACGTCTTTATTTATAGCGAACAAGAAAAAAAAATGACTATTACTGGTTGGTTTTCTGATATAGATGTATGGGAAAATGGCCAAATCGAATTACGTATTAATCAAAATTTCGCTCCATATTTACTTTCATTGAAAGAAAGTTATACTCAATATCTTCTTCTTGATACAATTCAACTAAATAGTAAATATTCTATTCTTTTATACAAGTTAATGCGTGAAGCTGATAAAGATTATGGCAAGAAAAAAACAGTTTTAAGTGGTACTCCTGACGAGTTCAAAGAATGGCTTGGCGCTCCAGAAAGTTATGCTTTTAAAGATCTTAATAAAAACGTGTTTCAAAAAGCAATAAATGAAATTAATCTTAAAATAAATGATATGGAATTAGAAATGTTTACTGCTAACCGTGGACGAAAAGTTGTACAAGTAGATATTCGCAACCATTTTATTAAAAACATTAATCTTATTGATAATAACTTACAAAAAGTTCCCTTAGATGACTGGACAAAATAACATGCTACTATATCAGTACTATAGCACCTTAAAAGTCTATTCTAAAAGTATTTTGAGGAGGTTCAAATATTGAAAGAGATAGAAGGAAAAGAAATGTTTGCATTCTCTGAAGTGCTTGAAAAGGTTGATTTATCAGAATCCGCCCTTAGAAAATACGTATCTTTAATTGATAAGCAGTCACCTGACGGGAAATATTTCTATCGAAACAAAAAAAATCATCGATTATATTCTCTTACTGATATAACACTACTACAACAGTTAGTAGC
The window above is part of the Carnobacterium iners genome. Proteins encoded here:
- a CDS encoding replication initiation protein, translating into MRKLDLWASDRNFNTEDLDDSKFYYVVEHNDLITKARHDLTARQLKIMDFVISKIKPSDTSFNIVRTSMYEITNILGLTRSGKNYSDIVNNINEMRKKDVFIYSEQEKKMTITGWFSDIDVWENGQIELRINQNFAPYLLSLKESYTQYLLLDTIQLNSKYSILLYKLMREADKDYGKKKTVLSGTPDEFKEWLGAPESYAFKDLNKNVFQKAINEINLKINDMELEMFTANRGRKVVQVDIRNHFIKNINLIDNNLQKVPLDDWTK